GAATTCGAACATCCCAGCAGTATCTGCCGGAAGACACCCGGGGCCGGATCCGATGGTCATCTGAATCCGGCGCGCACACATACAAATTGGTTCCTCGCCTCAAGTCACCGGTCTGCCGATGTCGTGTTTGCTCTGCTGCGACCTGGTCTGACGCCGATTTGCTGATGTTCCGATTTCGGGGCGGCAGGTCAACATTTAGCTGCGGAGTGATTCACTGATCCGTTCAGCAATGATCTGCATCATGCCATCGTGAATTCCGAACGGAGCGGTTACCCGCCATTTGATTTCGGGACTGGATTCAGCGGCTTCTGTGACAAGTTGCGGGATGTCCTGTTTCCAGTGGCGTCCCGGGGACAAAAAATACGGAAAAACGACAATCTGTGAGGCGCCTCTGGCGACACAGCGAGCGAACGCTGTACCAATGTCCGGTTGAGCGAGTTCCATGTGTGCCGGTTCAACAATTGCATAATGATTGGTGTCAGCGAATCGTTGAGCGGCAACCAGCAGAGTCTCGTTGCTTTCTGCCCTGCGGGAACCGTGATCCACAATAATGACCCCGGTCGCCAGGTCCGTCACGATGATGATCCCCAAGTATTTTTCAGGAGTTTCAGTGCTTCCGCGTTGCCTGACGGAAAATCAGTGACACACAGAGAGTTGAACGGAACCCAATGGAACGGATCTGTTGCTTCAGCAAGATCCGGCAGGTCCGGACTCAAACCGCACCGCCAGAAATCGAGTTCAATTACGCCGTGTTTGTATTCCTGTGTGGTGGTGATCAGATGACTTCGGGGAACAACCAGCAGGCCGGTTTCTTCGCGACATTCCCGGACGACACAGGTACGTGTGGTTTCATCTGACAGACACTTGCCCCCGGGCAATTCGGTCATTCCGCCCAGAGGAACACCTTCGGGACGCGTGCCGATCAGCACGTGTCCGGCGGATTCGACCACACCGACGGCAACTTGAACGGGATCCGACAAAACAAACTCAATGGAGTGAAACAGGTTCATGGGAATTATGATGCCACTCGATCCAAACTCTATGTCGTCAACTGAAGATGTGGTGGGTAGAAGGATGGGCGGCAGAGCCAGGAGACATCAACACCTTATTCGCCATCGCCAGTTCCGTAAACAGCTGGTGCTCCCATTTTACTGAAACCACAGTCGACGTGAAGGACTTCCGCACTGATACCACTTGCCAGATCGCTTAGCAGGAACATGCCGCTCTTACCGACTTCTTCTGCCGTGATATTGCGTCTCATCGGCGCGACCCCGCTGTAAAGATCCAGCATTTGTTTAAAGTCGCCAACGCCCATGGCACTGATCGTGCGAACCGGACCGGCACTGATTGCGTTGACACGGCACCCATCCGGTCCCAGTTCGCTGGCCAGATAACGCACACCACACTCGAGAGCCGCTTTGCAGAGTCCCATCAGGTTATAGCCTGGAATGACTTCTTCACCACCGAAGTAGCTGAGTGTGAGAATGCTGGAATTTTTACTGAGGATATCCCGCCGTTTCGCTGCTCCGGCGACTGCCAGCAGACTGTAAGCACTGATTTCCATCGCTTTGCCGAAACCGGCCCGACTACTGTTCCATGTGGGACCGGTCAGGTCTTCCGGCGGGGCGAATGCGATGCTGTGCAGGATAAAATCCAGCTTGCCAAAGTCGGCTGCGGCTTTGTCCATGACTTCGGCAATCTGACCATCATCACAGACATCACAGGGAACCAGAAAGCCTGCATCCAGTGGTTCAACCAACTTACTTACTTTTCGCTGGTTTTTTGGACGATCACCGGTGTCAGGCAGGTGAGTAAACGCGATCTCTGCACCCTGCTCGTGGAGCTTCTGAGTGATGGCCCAGGCGATTGAACGCTCATTGGCGATTCCCAGAACCAGTCCCTTTTTACCTTCGAACAAACCCATAGCGCTCACTTTTGGAGAATTCAAACAGGTCTTTGATCTGACAAACACACAATGATCAGACAATTCTAACAGGGTAGGAAAGCCGGACTGCATTCTGCAAGTGTCAGGAATGCATTGTAATGGCACGGATCCTCTGATCCTGATTCAGCATTATCTGAAGTCAGATCCTGCAGGGAATCACCGGAGGTCTGTTAGATGAACAGCCAGCAATGATTGATCCGGTGACTCGGAGACGTAAGTTGTTTGTCACCGTGTTTCGAGATCAAATCCCGAGATTTGATACCTCCGGCATGATATTGACGTGTATTACATCCCCATCGTGATAGTTCTGAGTGATTTGAGGTACCTGGCAGT
The Fuerstiella sp. genome window above contains:
- a CDS encoding NUDIX domain-containing protein, translating into MNLFHSIEFVLSDPVQVAVGVVESAGHVLIGTRPEGVPLGGMTELPGGKCLSDETTRTCVVRECREETGLLVVPRSHLITTTQEYKHGVIELDFWRCGLSPDLPDLAEATDPFHWVPFNSLCVTDFPSGNAEALKLLKNTWGSSS
- a CDS encoding enoyl-ACP reductase, whose translation is MGLFEGKKGLVLGIANERSIAWAITQKLHEQGAEIAFTHLPDTGDRPKNQRKVSKLVEPLDAGFLVPCDVCDDGQIAEVMDKAAADFGKLDFILHSIAFAPPEDLTGPTWNSSRAGFGKAMEISAYSLLAVAGAAKRRDILSKNSSILTLSYFGGEEVIPGYNLMGLCKAALECGVRYLASELGPDGCRVNAISAGPVRTISAMGVGDFKQMLDLYSGVAPMRRNITAEEVGKSGMFLLSDLASGISAEVLHVDCGFSKMGAPAVYGTGDGE